Proteins co-encoded in one Methanobacterium formicicum genomic window:
- the porD gene encoding pyruvate synthase subunit PorD: MVSTGACVKEPGSTRNNKTGSWRTFKPILDKEKCIDCGNCVLFCPEGCINQDYDIDYDYCKGCGICAEECPVKAIKMERG; the protein is encoded by the coding sequence ATGGTATCTACTGGAGCATGTGTTAAAGAACCTGGAAGCACCCGAAACAACAAAACCGGAAGTTGGAGAACCTTCAAGCCCATTCTGGATAAAGAAAAATGTATTGACTGCGGCAACTGTGTTCTTTTCTGTCCGGAAGGATGTATAAACCAGGATTACGATATAGATTACGATTACTGTAAGGGCTGTGGCATCTGCGCCGAAGAATGCCCAGTTAAAGCAATAAAAATGGAGAGAGGATAA
- a CDS encoding phosphate ABC transporter substrate-binding protein, translating to MDTKYIIGIIVAIIVIVGAYFVLAGGSGQEKITIVGSTSVQPVAEKLATEYMKKNSSVKITVQGGGSSVGIKSVQDGSANIGTSSKSLKANESTGLSQYEIGKDGIAIIVNNNNALSGLTMEQLKGILSGNITNWKEVGGPDAKINVVVREEGSGTRDAVQEIVLGKLANGTKVDFIKSAIVQSSTEAVQQSVAQDPNAIGFISFASVNGTKALQINNVAPSEATVLDGTYKIQRPFLFLIKGDATGAVKAFIDWVDGPEGQAIIKSENVVPTGVQVNSTS from the coding sequence ATGGACACGAAGTACATAATAGGAATAATAGTAGCCATAATCGTGATAGTCGGTGCTTATTTCGTCCTGGCCGGAGGAAGTGGACAGGAAAAAATAACCATCGTCGGATCTACTTCTGTACAGCCTGTGGCTGAAAAACTGGCCACAGAATATATGAAGAAGAATAGTAGTGTAAAGATAACTGTCCAAGGTGGCGGTTCAAGCGTAGGTATCAAGAGTGTTCAGGATGGAAGTGCCAACATTGGAACCAGTTCCAAATCCCTGAAAGCTAATGAATCTACCGGACTAAGTCAGTACGAAATAGGTAAAGATGGAATTGCCATCATTGTCAACAACAACAATGCCCTCAGCGGATTAACCATGGAACAACTTAAAGGAATATTATCTGGAAACATCACCAACTGGAAGGAAGTGGGAGGACCAGATGCTAAGATAAACGTTGTTGTCCGTGAAGAAGGTTCCGGTACCCGCGATGCAGTCCAGGAAATAGTACTTGGTAAATTAGCTAACGGTACCAAGGTTGATTTCATCAAATCAGCTATTGTGCAGAGTTCCACCGAAGCAGTGCAGCAGTCAGTTGCTCAGGATCCTAACGCCATTGGTTTCATATCCTTTGCATCAGTCAACGGCACCAAAGCCCTGCAAATAAATAACGTGGCACCATCAGAAGCAACTGTACTGGATGGTACCTACAAGATCCAGAGACCCTTCCTGTTCCTGATTAAAGGAGATGCAACCGGGGCAGTTAAAGCCTTCATTGACTGGGTGGATGGACCAGAAGGTCAGGCCATTATCAAGTCTGAAAATGTAGTACCCACCGGAGTACAGGTTAACAGCACATCTTAA
- a CDS encoding 4Fe-4S dicluster domain-containing protein, producing the protein MKELISQPELCDECGKCERICPKNAIRVISGVPVYCLHCAEERAPCMTICPEGAIEKINGAVVIHEEECIGCGLCRDACPIGAINLNERGIATKCDLCFERDEPLCVSVCPKDALKMSSEDILADKRDRIAKELERVKMIMK; encoded by the coding sequence ATGAAAGAACTTATCTCCCAACCAGAACTCTGTGATGAATGCGGGAAATGCGAGCGTATCTGTCCCAAAAATGCCATAAGAGTGATCAGTGGCGTGCCAGTTTACTGTCTGCACTGTGCTGAAGAACGTGCCCCCTGCATGACCATCTGTCCAGAGGGAGCAATCGAAAAGATCAATGGAGCGGTTGTAATCCATGAAGAGGAGTGTATTGGCTGTGGACTGTGCCGGGATGCCTGTCCCATAGGAGCCATCAACCTGAATGAACGTGGAATCGCCACCAAATGTGACCTGTGCTTTGAACGGGACGAACCACTCTGTGTTTCCGTGTGTCCTAAAGATGCTCTTAAAATGAGTTCTGAAGATATCCTGGCGGACAAACGGGACCGCATAGCTAAAGAACTGGAAAGAGTTAAGATGATCATGAAATAA
- the pstB gene encoding phosphate ABC transporter ATP-binding protein PstB, protein MEYRIEVEDLNVYFDELHILKDVSLKIPKNAVTSLIGPSGCGKSTFIRTLNRMNDMISTFKMEGTVLLDGKDIYDPKIDVVELRKKVGMVFQKPNPFPKSIFDNVAYGLRVHGISDKDVLAQKVEESLKGAALWDEVKNILDKSAMGLSGGQQQRLCIARTIAVEPEVILMDEPCSALDPISTTKVEDLIHKLKNDFTIIIVTHNMQQATRVSKHTAFFLNGEIVESGLTEKIFIEPEDKRTEDYITGRFG, encoded by the coding sequence ATGGAATACAGAATAGAAGTAGAAGATTTAAACGTTTACTTTGACGAATTACATATATTGAAGGATGTCAGCCTAAAAATTCCCAAAAATGCGGTAACTTCACTCATAGGACCTTCCGGTTGTGGTAAATCAACCTTCATCCGTACTTTAAACCGGATGAATGACATGATAAGCACCTTCAAGATGGAGGGAACAGTCTTACTGGATGGGAAAGACATCTACGATCCCAAGATCGATGTGGTGGAACTGCGGAAAAAGGTGGGCATGGTATTTCAAAAGCCCAACCCCTTCCCCAAATCCATATTCGACAATGTAGCCTATGGTTTGAGGGTGCATGGGATCAGCGACAAGGATGTTCTTGCTCAGAAGGTTGAAGAAAGCCTTAAAGGGGCAGCACTGTGGGATGAAGTGAAAAATATCCTGGATAAATCTGCCATGGGACTTTCCGGTGGTCAACAGCAAAGACTGTGTATCGCCCGTACCATAGCAGTGGAACCAGAGGTTATACTCATGGATGAGCCCTGTTCTGCACTAGATCCCATATCCACCACCAAGGTGGAGGATCTGATTCACAAACTCAAGAACGACTTTACCATTATCATTGTAACCCACAACATGCAACAGGCTACCCGTGTATCCAAACACACCGCCTTCTTCCTCAACGGGGAGATTGTGGAAAGCGGGCTCACCGAGAAGATCTTCATTGAACCTGAGGATAAGCGAACCGAGGACTACATCACTGGTAGGTTTGGATAA
- the pstC gene encoding phosphate ABC transporter permease subunit PstC, translated as MSKWNEEFFIEKGLLLTAVASVIIIALIIIFIFREGLPALESVGFFSFIFGMEWAPSNGQYGIFPMIIGSLGITALSLVMAVPLGVLCAIFLAEIAPNTMRKILNPTIQTLAGIPSVVYGFFGLVLLVPFMRVHFGGTGFSMFTASVILTVMILPIIVSVSEDALRSIPLEYKEASLALGATHWQTIKNVIFPAAIPGIITSVILGMGRAVGETLAIIMVAGNVVQIPGSILDPVRALTSNIAIEMGYATGVHYNALFATGIVLVFMIIVLLIIANYFHYKKKVTIGGGYL; from the coding sequence ATGTCTAAGTGGAATGAAGAGTTTTTCATAGAAAAAGGGCTTCTGTTAACGGCGGTAGCATCAGTTATCATCATCGCCCTCATAATAATATTCATATTCAGGGAAGGACTCCCTGCACTGGAAAGTGTAGGATTCTTCAGCTTCATATTCGGGATGGAATGGGCACCTTCAAATGGTCAATATGGTATATTTCCCATGATCATCGGGTCCCTGGGAATAACTGCACTTTCCCTGGTGATGGCCGTGCCCCTGGGTGTGCTATGTGCCATTTTCTTGGCGGAAATAGCCCCCAATACCATGCGAAAAATACTCAACCCTACCATCCAAACCCTGGCCGGTATTCCCTCGGTAGTTTACGGATTCTTCGGCCTGGTGTTACTGGTACCCTTCATGAGGGTGCACTTTGGAGGAACCGGTTTTAGTATGTTCACGGCCTCGGTGATCCTGACGGTCATGATCTTACCCATAATTGTCAGTGTATCGGAAGATGCACTGAGATCAATTCCCCTGGAATACAAGGAAGCGTCCCTGGCTTTGGGAGCCACTCACTGGCAGACCATTAAAAATGTAATTTTCCCGGCAGCAATTCCCGGAATCATTACCTCGGTAATCCTGGGAATGGGACGAGCAGTGGGAGAAACCCTGGCCATAATCATGGTGGCCGGTAACGTGGTCCAGATACCAGGTTCAATACTGGATCCAGTGCGTGCCTTAACCTCCAACATAGCTATTGAAATGGGTTATGCCACTGGAGTTCACTACAACGCCCTGTTTGCCACGGGAATTGTACTGGTCTTCATGATCATTGTACTCCTGATAATAGCTAACTACTTCCATTACAAGAAAAAAGTCACCATTGGGGGCGGTTACCTGTGA
- a CDS encoding fumarate hydratase, translating to MISQERVEEEICRLYKEAVIKLPEDVKNALEHAFEIEDDETALLNLKAILDNIKAAEEMNIPLCQDTGLPIVFVKMGRVEVENLKEGIVKGVEKATGEVPLRPNVVDPLTRQNTGNNSGRFIPQIDLELVDNDELEITIFPKGFGSENNNALKMALPGEGEEGIKQFVLDTVLKASGKPCPPIVVGVGIGGSSDMALKLAKKALLRKVGEHHPEERMAHLEEEMLEMVNATGIGPMGLGGKTTALDVKVEYADTHTAGLPIGVCIQCWAARRATGILKTE from the coding sequence ATGATTAGTCAAGAGAGGGTAGAAGAAGAAATTTGCCGATTATACAAGGAAGCGGTTATAAAACTCCCTGAAGATGTTAAGAATGCCCTGGAACATGCATTCGAAATTGAAGATGATGAGACTGCTCTTTTAAATTTAAAAGCTATTTTAGATAATATAAAAGCTGCGGAAGAAATGAATATTCCCCTCTGCCAGGATACCGGCCTCCCCATTGTATTTGTTAAGATGGGAAGGGTGGAAGTGGAAAATTTGAAGGAGGGTATTGTTAAGGGTGTGGAGAAAGCCACCGGTGAGGTGCCCTTACGCCCCAATGTGGTGGATCCACTCACCCGACAGAACACCGGGAACAACAGTGGCCGTTTCATTCCCCAGATTGACCTGGAACTGGTGGATAATGATGAACTGGAAATTACCATTTTCCCCAAGGGTTTTGGTTCCGAAAACAACAATGCCCTTAAAATGGCCCTCCCTGGTGAAGGTGAGGAAGGAATTAAACAGTTTGTCCTGGACACCGTGCTGAAGGCCAGTGGAAAACCATGCCCCCCCATTGTGGTGGGAGTGGGAATTGGTGGATCATCGGATATGGCCCTGAAACTGGCCAAAAAAGCACTTCTCCGGAAAGTTGGAGAGCACCACCCTGAGGAGAGAATGGCCCACCTGGAGGAAGAAATGTTGGAAATGGTTAATGCCACCGGAATCGGTCCCATGGGTTTAGGGGGTAAAACCACAGCTCTGGATGTTAAGGTAGAATACGCTGACACCCACACGGCTGGTCTTCCTATAGGGGTTTGTATACAGTGCTGGGCTGCCCGTAGGGCAACGGGAATCTTAAAAACAGAATAA
- the porA gene encoding pyruvate synthase subunit PorA, with translation MVQKVYSSNRAVAEAVKMAKPNVVPVYPITPQTTISEYLAQFVADGDLKAEYIRVESEHSAISAALGASGAGVRVFSATSSQGLALMHEILFAAAGMRSPIVLVDANRALSAPLSIWNDQQDSISERDSGWLQIYAENAQEALDAVLIAYRVAEDPEVLLPCMVCIDGYFLTHTVEPLDVPSQEEVDQFLPPYKPYAFLDPEKPMSIGTFTDPDYYMEARYAIEAAMEKSKNVISKANQEFKEVFGREYDLVETYRCDDAEIIMVAMGSLCGTIKDVIDDLREEGEKVGLLKIRVFRPFPTEEIKEVLEKASKVAVIDKNISFGMGGVLYNNIRATTNADAHGFIAGLGGRDITPTFLREIIEKTKNPTGEVEWIGLKKEEL, from the coding sequence ATGGTTCAAAAAGTTTATTCTTCCAACCGAGCCGTGGCTGAAGCCGTTAAAATGGCCAAACCCAACGTAGTTCCTGTTTATCCCATAACACCCCAAACAACCATTTCCGAATATCTGGCCCAGTTTGTGGCCGACGGGGACCTGAAAGCAGAATACATCCGTGTGGAATCTGAACACAGTGCAATAAGTGCTGCTTTAGGTGCTTCCGGAGCCGGTGTTCGAGTTTTCAGTGCAACCTCATCCCAGGGTCTGGCCCTGATGCACGAAATACTGTTTGCTGCGGCTGGTATGCGGAGCCCCATTGTACTGGTGGATGCAAACCGAGCACTATCTGCACCACTGAGCATATGGAACGATCAACAGGATTCAATTTCTGAACGTGACTCAGGATGGCTGCAGATATACGCAGAAAACGCACAGGAAGCCCTGGACGCAGTTTTGATAGCCTACCGAGTGGCCGAAGACCCAGAAGTCTTACTACCCTGCATGGTCTGTATCGATGGATACTTCCTGACCCACACTGTGGAACCACTGGATGTGCCCAGCCAGGAAGAGGTGGACCAGTTCTTACCACCCTACAAGCCCTACGCTTTCCTGGACCCGGAAAAACCCATGTCCATTGGAACCTTCACTGACCCGGACTACTACATGGAAGCCCGTTACGCCATAGAAGCAGCCATGGAAAAATCCAAAAACGTCATATCCAAGGCCAACCAGGAATTTAAAGAGGTGTTCGGCCGGGAATATGATCTCGTTGAAACTTACCGGTGCGATGACGCCGAAATCATCATGGTAGCCATGGGCTCACTCTGTGGAACCATAAAAGATGTTATCGATGATCTTAGAGAAGAAGGAGAAAAGGTAGGACTCCTGAAAATCAGGGTGTTCCGTCCCTTCCCTACCGAAGAAATTAAAGAAGTCCTGGAAAAAGCTTCCAAAGTGGCAGTGATTGATAAAAACATCTCATTTGGAATGGGAGGAGTGCTCTACAACAACATCCGAGCCACCACCAATGCCGATGCCCATGGATTTATAGCTGGACTGGGAGGAAGAGATATAACTCCTACATTCCTCAGGGAAATCATTGAAAAAACTAAAAACCCCACCGGAGAGGTGGAATGGATCGGACTCAAAAAGGAGGAACTCTAA
- a CDS encoding phosphate ABC transporter substrate-binding protein: MNLKYGVGLLVILIIIIAVFTWGTGSNHVKIEIAGSTSVQPVAEKLAAKYMEEHPNVRIDVMGGGSGLGIRSVSQGIIDIGTSSKELKSDEKQGLNNYTIGKEGIVVAVNLNNPVNNLTKSQLKDIFSGNITNWKEVGGPDAKINLVVREDGSGTRSAFEDLVMNKTKVKSDAIVQTSTESIKVAVKQDPYAIGYISLAHMTPDVKALVIDGVTPSIATIQDGSYKLQRPFLFLTKGEPEGPVKEFIDWCLGPEGQEIVTDEKIVPVS; the protein is encoded by the coding sequence ATGAACCTGAAATATGGTGTAGGTTTACTGGTTATACTAATAATTATCATTGCAGTTTTCACATGGGGCACTGGAAGTAATCACGTTAAGATAGAGATTGCGGGTTCAACATCAGTGCAACCTGTGGCTGAAAAACTGGCAGCAAAATACATGGAAGAACATCCCAATGTACGGATTGATGTAATGGGCGGAGGATCTGGCCTGGGAATAAGAAGCGTCTCCCAGGGGATCATTGACATTGGAACCAGTTCAAAAGAATTGAAATCTGATGAAAAACAGGGTTTGAATAATTACACTATAGGTAAAGAAGGTATTGTAGTGGCAGTTAACCTCAACAACCCGGTAAATAATCTGACCAAAAGTCAGCTCAAGGATATCTTTTCCGGAAACATTACCAACTGGAAGGAAGTGGGAGGACCAGATGCTAAAATTAATCTGGTGGTAAGAGAAGATGGTTCGGGTACCAGAAGTGCCTTTGAAGACCTGGTAATGAACAAAACCAAGGTAAAATCTGATGCCATTGTACAGACTTCCACAGAATCCATAAAGGTGGCTGTAAAACAAGACCCCTATGCAATTGGGTACATATCTTTAGCCCACATGACACCGGATGTTAAAGCCCTGGTAATTGACGGAGTAACCCCCTCAATCGCCACAATCCAGGATGGTTCCTATAAATTACAAAGGCCATTTCTGTTCCTTACCAAGGGAGAGCCAGAAGGGCCAGTTAAAGAATTCATAGACTGGTGTTTAGGTCCAGAAGGACAGGAAATTGTTACTGATGAAAAAATTGTTCCTGTAAGTTGA
- the phoU gene encoding phosphate signaling complex protein PhoU has product MERRYPRMRFQKKLDDLKENVDQMGQATLKAYREAFSTFINYDADLVKSVMETNIKVHDMGYQIEHDAMSIIAAEQPVAGDLRFIETSIKVSSHLKRISGLASNIADIARHIKDEEIPEKPLFDLQRMADIVDGMVSKSMAAFLAKNMNVARELHRDDDKVDDLFDHALKDITKSMFQDKESISYLIYLLFLARFLERIADRAENIGDRTIFMITCEKDQFAIGKKPEEE; this is encoded by the coding sequence ATGGAGAGAAGATATCCCCGGATGAGGTTCCAGAAAAAACTTGATGATTTGAAGGAAAATGTGGATCAAATGGGTCAAGCCACGTTAAAGGCTTACCGGGAAGCCTTCAGTACCTTTATAAATTACGATGCCGATCTGGTCAAAAGTGTTATGGAAACCAATATAAAGGTCCATGACATGGGTTACCAGATAGAACACGATGCCATGAGTATCATAGCCGCTGAACAACCAGTTGCCGGTGATTTAAGATTTATCGAAACCAGTATTAAGGTTTCAAGTCACTTAAAACGAATTTCTGGTTTGGCCTCCAATATTGCGGATATTGCCCGCCATATCAAGGATGAAGAGATCCCGGAAAAACCCCTCTTTGATCTGCAGCGCATGGCCGATATAGTGGATGGGATGGTGAGTAAGAGTATGGCTGCATTTTTAGCTAAGAACATGAATGTAGCCCGTGAACTACACCGGGACGATGATAAGGTGGATGATCTATTCGATCACGCCCTTAAGGACATTACCAAGAGTATGTTCCAGGATAAGGAATCCATATCCTACCTAATCTACCTGCTGTTCCTGGCCCGGTTCCTGGAGAGAATTGCTGACCGTGCAGAAAACATTGGAGACAGAACCATCTTCATGATCACCTGTGAAAAAGATCAGTTTGCCATTGGAAAGAAACCAGAAGAAGAGTAG
- the porC gene encoding pyruvate synthase subunit PorC, with protein MIEIRFHGRGGQGAVTAAEILAKAAFEDGKYCQAFPFFGAERKGAPVMAFSRINDKPIRRRYQVYNPDHVLVLDETLLEAVDVLSGLKKGGKVIINTKEDLELSGADVHTIDATGIALETLGVPIVNTVMLGAFAKVVGGVSLDSIIKITKETFPGPIGEKNAEAAKIAFEKVE; from the coding sequence ATGATCGAAATTCGCTTTCACGGACGCGGTGGTCAAGGAGCAGTTACTGCCGCAGAGATACTGGCAAAAGCAGCATTTGAAGACGGAAAATACTGTCAAGCATTCCCATTTTTCGGTGCTGAGCGAAAAGGCGCACCAGTTATGGCTTTTTCTAGAATAAATGACAAGCCCATAAGAAGAAGATATCAAGTTTATAACCCGGACCATGTACTGGTACTGGATGAAACCCTCCTGGAGGCCGTAGATGTATTATCTGGCCTTAAAAAAGGAGGTAAAGTAATAATAAATACCAAAGAAGATTTAGAATTGAGTGGTGCTGATGTGCACACCATCGATGCCACCGGAATTGCCCTGGAAACACTGGGAGTTCCCATTGTAAACACCGTGATGCTGGGAGCATTCGCCAAGGTGGTTGGTGGAGTTTCCCTGGACTCAATCATCAAAATAACCAAAGAAACTTTCCCTGGTCCAATTGGGGAAAAGAACGCTGAAGCAGCGAAAATTGCCTTCGAAAAGGTGGAGTAA
- a CDS encoding phosphate signaling complex PhoU family protein, translated as MLTVVLERRLKSLEDDVLGFSWETIRRVDNSVRSFLEEDTYLAREIIEKTDEINKESYKIEHGCLKVLGLHQPLAKDLRLGAALLRTSIELERINNLSAYIARYAIDAAESERSCYKPPHIEFMSQTVQDMLKDGVGALLNEDIQLLKRSTRSYVNLQDFYNQMFSEYHEITHGSSQTSLILVGRNLLSMGHHIMGMADRVAYSIVGKRVMHHKLFHNMLMR; from the coding sequence ATGCTTACAGTGGTCTTGGAAAGACGTTTAAAATCCCTGGAAGATGATGTCTTAGGATTTAGCTGGGAGACCATACGAAGGGTGGATAATTCAGTCAGAAGTTTCCTGGAGGAAGACACCTATTTGGCCCGGGAAATAATTGAAAAAACCGATGAGATCAATAAGGAAAGCTATAAAATTGAACACGGATGTCTTAAGGTTCTGGGGTTGCACCAACCACTGGCCAAGGATCTGCGTTTGGGAGCAGCACTCCTACGAACATCCATAGAACTGGAACGAATAAACAACCTTTCAGCGTATATAGCCCGTTACGCCATAGATGCTGCAGAAAGCGAACGTAGCTGTTATAAACCCCCACACATTGAATTCATGTCCCAGACTGTCCAGGACATGCTGAAAGATGGGGTGGGTGCACTCTTAAATGAGGATATACAGTTACTGAAACGTTCCACCCGGAGTTACGTTAACCTGCAGGATTTTTACAACCAGATGTTTTCGGAGTACCATGAAATCACCCACGGAAGTTCCCAGACTTCACTGATACTGGTAGGGAGGAACTTACTGAGTATGGGACACCACATCATGGGAATGGCCGACCGTGTTGCCTATTCTATAGTGGGTAAACGGGTCATGCACCATAAACTGTTCCACAACATGCTGATGAGGTAA
- a CDS encoding 4Fe-4S dicluster domain-containing protein, with translation MEKIIIQSDLCDGCLDCQEACARLHGTSGILVREVEGSFYPIICQHCEDAPCQLICPTEAMGEEGVDQEKCIGCGLCMMVCPFGAATIHERKSHKCNQCPDLDTPACVKACSKRAIAKVDTDKLQAEKQRKHIEKITGLGKKKKSSDLINVMTANTRAKKALDKEA, from the coding sequence TTGGAAAAAATAATTATCCAGTCCGACCTCTGTGATGGGTGTTTGGACTGTCAGGAGGCATGTGCCCGGCTCCACGGAACTTCCGGGATCCTGGTAAGGGAAGTGGAGGGATCATTTTATCCCATTATCTGCCAGCACTGTGAAGATGCACCCTGCCAGTTGATCTGCCCCACCGAAGCCATGGGTGAAGAAGGTGTTGACCAGGAAAAGTGTATTGGCTGCGGACTGTGCATGATGGTTTGCCCCTTCGGTGCGGCAACCATACACGAACGAAAATCCCATAAATGTAACCAGTGCCCTGATCTGGACACCCCGGCCTGTGTGAAAGCCTGTTCCAAACGGGCCATAGCCAAGGTGGACACTGATAAGTTGCAGGCTGAAAAGCAGCGCAAACATATCGAAAAAATCACTGGTCTCGGTAAAAAGAAGAAAAGTTCCGATCTCATTAATGTAATGACCGCCAACACACGGGCTAAAAAGGCCCTGGATAAGGAGGCCTAG
- the pstA gene encoding phosphate ABC transporter permease PstA, which translates to MHRIIPPKIAQKIMSSVFWASGLLTIVILLVIIGYVLLKGLPVVNFEFIFADPIDSGRSGGIFPFIMSSIYVTLIAILVATPLGVGAAVYLSEYAGENFLVKLIRFGSETLTSIPSIVFGLFGLAFFVIYLQLGWSVLAGGLTLALMALPTILSASEVSLESINKSYAEGSLALGATKWQTIYKVVVPAALPGITTGVILGMGRAIAEAAAVLYTVGAALMIPTSIMDAARPLPLHLYILATEGLSMDNAWGTAAVLVIMILVITVVTNTLVDRYRKKMMGR; encoded by the coding sequence ATGCATAGGATCATACCTCCAAAAATAGCCCAAAAAATAATGAGCAGTGTTTTCTGGGCATCAGGACTCCTCACCATTGTTATTCTGCTGGTGATAATAGGATACGTCCTTCTGAAAGGTTTACCCGTGGTGAACTTCGAATTTATATTCGCTGATCCCATTGATTCTGGTCGCTCCGGAGGGATATTCCCCTTCATAATGTCCAGTATCTATGTGACCTTAATTGCCATCCTGGTGGCCACTCCCCTGGGAGTAGGGGCTGCAGTTTACCTCTCAGAATATGCCGGAGAGAACTTCCTGGTAAAACTCATCAGATTCGGGTCAGAAACTTTGACTTCCATCCCCTCCATTGTATTTGGGTTATTCGGGCTGGCTTTCTTTGTAATCTACCTGCAACTGGGCTGGAGTGTGTTAGCTGGAGGATTAACCCTGGCTTTAATGGCCTTACCCACCATCCTTTCTGCTTCAGAGGTTTCCCTGGAATCAATTAACAAATCATACGCCGAGGGAAGTCTGGCCTTAGGAGCCACCAAATGGCAAACAATTTACAAGGTAGTAGTGCCCGCTGCCCTCCCGGGAATAACCACGGGAGTAATTTTAGGAATGGGAAGGGCAATTGCCGAAGCAGCAGCAGTATTATACACCGTAGGGGCGGCCTTAATGATCCCCACATCCATCATGGATGCCGCACGACCATTACCCCTGCACCTTTACATATTAGCCACCGAAGGGCTGTCCATGGATAATGCCTGGGGAACAGCAGCCGTACTAGTGATAATGATTCTGGTAATTACGGTGGTCACCAACACCCTGGTGGACCGTTATCGCAAAAAAATGATGGGGCGATAA
- the porB gene encoding pyruvate synthase subunit PorB, which produces MEISEKEFLAPGHRGCAGCGATVGVRLALKALGKNTVAVSATGCLEVITTPYPETAWEIPWIHVAFENAAAVASGVERALKSQGKDAQVVAFAGDGGTADIGLQALSGAMERGHNLIYICYDNEAYMNTGVQRSGATPYGASTTTSPHGKESFGEDKPKKNIPMIMAAHGVPYVATASISYPEDFMKKVQKAREVDGPAYIHLHQPCTTGWGFNPSKTIDLGRLAVETGSWILYEIEDGDFRVTYRPLQRKMVDEYLQAQKRFKHLTELERERIQKNVDAICSELKI; this is translated from the coding sequence ATGGAAATCAGTGAAAAAGAATTCCTGGCCCCTGGACACCGAGGATGTGCCGGTTGTGGAGCTACCGTAGGTGTTAGACTGGCCCTGAAGGCACTGGGCAAAAACACGGTAGCTGTTTCCGCCACGGGCTGTCTGGAGGTTATCACCACCCCCTACCCGGAAACTGCCTGGGAAATCCCCTGGATACACGTGGCCTTTGAAAACGCAGCCGCAGTTGCATCTGGAGTGGAAAGAGCCTTAAAATCACAGGGAAAAGATGCCCAAGTAGTGGCCTTTGCTGGTGACGGAGGAACAGCAGACATAGGACTGCAGGCACTGTCCGGAGCCATGGAAAGGGGTCACAACCTGATCTATATCTGTTACGATAACGAAGCCTACATGAACACCGGTGTGCAGAGAAGTGGAGCCACCCCCTACGGTGCATCCACCACCACCAGCCCCCATGGTAAGGAAAGTTTTGGTGAGGACAAACCCAAAAAGAACATACCCATGATCATGGCAGCCCACGGTGTGCCCTACGTAGCCACCGCCAGCATATCCTACCCGGAAGACTTCATGAAAAAGGTTCAGAAAGCCCGAGAAGTAGATGGTCCGGCTTACATTCACTTACACCAACCCTGTACCACTGGCTGGGGTTTCAACCCCTCCAAGACCATTGACCTGGGACGTCTGGCTGTGGAAACCGGTTCATGGATACTCTATGAAATCGAGGATGGAGACTTCCGTGTCACCTACCGGCCACTGCAACGTAAAATGGTGGATGAATACTTACAGGCTCAAAAACGTTTCAAACATCTTACTGAATTAGAAAGAGAACGTATCCAGAAAAATGTGGATGCCATCTGCAGTGAACTCAAAATATAG